TGAAATCATCCATGACGGGGACGTCAAACGACCGCCCGTAGAGGATCTCGTTTTCAAGGAAGATCACTGGGTTCGGATCGCGGATCGCGGATTTCAGCAAACCCTTCGCGTCAGAGGCCGAATAGGGCATGACCACCTTGAGGCCCGGGATCTGCGAATACCAGGCCGCATAGTCCTGAGAGTGCTGCGCGGCCACGCGGGCCGCAGCGCCGTTGGGGCCCCTAAAGACGATCGGACAACCCATCTGACCGCCAGACATATAGAGCGTCTTGGCGGCAGAGTTGATAATCTGATCAATGGCTTGCATGGCGAAGTTGAACGTCATGAACTCCACAATCGGGTTCAATCCGCCAAAGGCTGCGCCGACTGCGATGCCAGCAAAGCCATGCTCGGTGATCGGCGTGTCGATGACCCGTTTGCTGCCGAATTCATCGAGCAAACCTTGCGAGATTTTATAGGCGCCTTGGTATTCCGCGACCTCTTCGCCCATGAGGAAGACGTTTTCCTCACGGCGCATTTCCTCGGCCATGGCGTCGCGCAAGGCTTCGCGGACCGTGGTGGATTTCACCTCAGTGCCTTCGGGCCAGTCGGGGGTGGTGTTGGCAACAAGCAGAGGGTCCGCAGGAGCAGCCACAGGCGCAGCGCTTGCCGCCGGCGCAGGAGCCTCATCCGCCGCTTGCGCCACGGGCGCCGCGCCGGCCTCTTCGCCGTCTTCCAAGAGGGTTGCGATGGCGGTGTTGACCTGTACGCCTTCGGTGCCTTCGGGGACCAGAATGGATCCGATCACGCCTTCGTCGACCGCTTCGAATTCCATCGTCGCTTTGTCGGTTTCGATTTCGGCGATGATGTCACCAGAGCTGACCTCATCGCCTTCTTTGACCAGCCATTTCGCCAGCGTGCCTTCTTCCATCGTCGGCGAAAGCGCGGGCATGAGAATATTGATTGCCATGATATCTGCTCCTTACGCCACGATGTCCGTCCACAGCTCGCTTTCGGCGGGCAGGGGGCTGGTTTTGCTGAATTCGGCGCTTTCGTTGACGATGGCCTTGATCTCTTTGTCGATGGCTTTGAGGTCCTCTTCTGAGGCGTGCTTGCCTTCCAAAAGCATCTCACGCACGCGCTCAATCGGGTCACGTTCGGATTTCACGCGCTGGACTTCTTCGCGGGTGCGGTATTTCGCCGGATCCGACATCGAGTGGCCGCGATAGCGGTAGGTTTTGACCTCGAGGATATAAGGCCCTTTGCCCGCGCGACAATGCGCGACGGCCTTTTCGCCAGCAGCTTTCACGGCCAGAACATCCATACCGTCCACGACTTCGCCCGGTATGCCAAAGGCTGCGCCGCGGGTGTAGATGTCGGGCGTCGAGGTCGAGCGCTGCATCGAGGTGCCCATGGCGTATTGGTTGTTCTCGATCACGAAAACCACCGGCAGATCCCAGAGGGCGGCCATGTTGAAGGTCTCATAGACCTGACCCTGGTTCGCCGCGCCATCGCCGAAATAGGTGAAGGTCACGCGCTTGTTGTCGTTGTACTTATCCGCAAAGGCCAGGCCTGCGCCAATCGGCACCTGTGCGCCGACAATACCATGGCCGCCATAGAAATGTTTTTCCTTGGAAAACATATGCATAGAGCCGCCTTTGCCCTTGGAATAACCGCCTTCGCGGCCCGTGAGCTCGGCCATGACGCCGTTGGGATCCATGCCGCAGGCCAGCATATGGCCATGGTCGCGATACGAGGTGACGCGCTTGTCGCCTTCTTCCGTGGCTGCCTCAAGCCCCACAACAACGGCCTCTTGACCGATATAGAGGTGACAGAACCCGCCAATGAGACCCATGCCATAGAGTTGGCCGGCTTTTTCCTCAAACCGGCGGATGAGTAGCATTACTCGGTAGTATTCTTTCAGCTCGTCGCCACTGACATTGGGCTTTTTCGCAGCTTTCTTCGCAGCCATTCGGCACGCTCCTCCCAGCTTTGTTTAGCGTTAAACTAAATTCTGTTTGAGCTATTAAAACCACGGGCAGGGCGGTTAGGCCAGAGAAAAATTCCCGGTGTGTAGTGACTGGCGTGGAACAAGGGCCATAAGCCCGCCACGCTCTGCGCCGAACCGACCCCAAGGGTCGGCGCATTGGTGAACACAGGCGTGACAGATCAATGTCGCGCGGAGTTTGTGAGATAAACTGGCAGAATGTGAGCTTAGAGCGCCAACCCTCGGTTCGGCGCAGGGCGAGGCTTAGCGGATCACCATCTCGTCGCCGCGAATGAGGCCCAGAACAGAGCGCGCCTGCTGGTCCAAGAGGTCCAGATCCAGATAATCGTCAGACAGGCGCCTTGTCAGGTTTTCCATGCGCGCCACATCGTCCTGCATGCTGGCCAGTTGGATTTCCAAAAGCTGGGTTTCTGCCAGAATCTCAGTCCGGCTGAACAGCCCGTATTCCCCCTGCACAGCTGCAAAGGTGAAATAGACTGCCAAGCTGAACGCCACCCCGAAAAACAGGATAGGGCCAACGGCCGGACGGGATTTTGTGACTGCCATGGTAACTGCCAATCTGCCTCAATGGACGGGGTCTTTTGCGACCCTCTATGAGACACAGTATGCCACAGGTGATTCGCCCTGTGAATCCCTAAAATGCACGGGCGATTCGTTTTTTTGGTTTGGAGTCAGATCGTTAAAGGACGTTAACCCGCGATAGAGGCCTGATAGATCCCATCGATGCTATCCGCGATCACCGCGTTGAACTCGTCCTCGGTCTGCTGCGCGCTGAGGCCTTCGGTCAGTGCGCGCGAGAAGGAGGCGATCATGCCGGTGTTCTGCGCCAGAAGGCCATTGGCCTCTTCGCGGGAATAACCACCAGAGAGGGCGACCACTTTCAGAACCTGCGGATGATCCACCAACGCTTTGTATTGGTTGGCGTTGGTGGGCAGTGAGAGCTTCAGCATGATTTGCAGATTGTCATCCAATGCGTCGAGCTCAGCAAGGATCGCATCGCGCACGAGGTCTTCGGTTTCGGCCTTGTCGGCGATGGTGATGGTCACCTCTGGCTCGATGATTGGCATGAGGCCCTTGGCGATGATTTGTTTTGCAACTTCAAACTGTTGCGCGACGTTGGCTTTGACGCCCTCGGCATTGGCTGCAGAGATCACGGAGCGCATCTTGGTGCCAAAAATGCCCGCTGCATTCGCACGCTCCAGCAGGTCATCGAGATCTGGCATCGGCTTCATCAGTTGAACGCCGTTTTCCTCGGCCTCAAGGCCTTTGTCGACTTTCAGGAAGGGCACCACGCCGCGTTTTTCCCAGATGTACTGTGCCGCTGGGATGCCGTCGATTTCGCCGTCCATGGTGCGCTCAAATAGGATCGCACCGACGACTTTGTCGCCGTTAAACGCCGGAGATTGCGCGATCCGTGCGCGCATGGCGTGGATCATGCCGAACATTTCTTCGTCGCCGTTGTATGCGTCTTCCTCAACACCATAGAGACGCAGGGCCTTGGGCGTTGAGCCGCCGGATTGGTCCAATGCTGCGATAAAACCTTGGCCTTTGGCGATGAGGTCGGTCTGGGCGGAATTGGACATTTGTGTATCCTTTGGCAGAAAATAGGAGTGTTAGGCTCCTTCTAGGTCAGCCCCAGAAGGCGCGCAATGCTGGTACCGCTAACCCTCTCCGGAAAAGAAAAGGTTAAGCCGAATGGCTAGGATTGTAGAGCTGCGACGCCGGGCAGGGTCTTGCCTTCCATCCATTCAAGGAAGGCGCCACCGGCGGTCGAAATATAGTTGAAATCCTCGGCCGCGCCGGCGCCATTTAGCGCTGCGACGGTGTCGCCGCCGCCTGCGACGGACACCAGACTGCCTGCTTTGGAGAGGTCAGCAGCGGCTTTGGCGGCGGCATTGGTGGCCGCATTAAAGGGCTCGATTTCAAACGCCCCCAGAGGGCCGTTCCAGATCAAGGTCTTCGCTTGGGCCAAAATGCCTTCGATACGCGCAACCGACTGAGGGCCAGCGTCAAGGATCATAGCGTCCGCAGGGCAGGCGTCAGAGGCGACGGTTTCGTTGTCCGCTCCGGCCTTAAATTCACGCGCGACGACGATGTCAGAGGGCAGAACCACGTCACAACCGGCATCCTTGGCCTTGGCGAGGATCTCGCGGGCGGTGTCTGCGAGGTCATGTTCACAAAGAGATTTGCCCACATCGATGCCTTGGGCCGCGAGGAAAGTATTGGCCATGCCGCCGCCGATCACCAGATGATCGACTTTCGCGACGAGATTGCCCAAGAGTTCCAGCTTGGTCGACACTTTCGCGCCGCCGACGACGGCCACAACGGGACGCTTTGGCGTGGACAACGCCGCTTCCAAAGCGCTGAGTTCGGCTTGCATCAGACGGCCCGCGCAGTTTGGCAAAAGTTTCGCGACACCCTCGGTCGAGGCATGCGCGCGGTGGGCGGCGGAGAAGGCGTCGTTGCAATAGATGTCGCCCAAAGTGGCAAGGAAGCCAGCCATTTGCGGATCATTAGCTTCTTCCATGGCCGTAAAGCGGGTGTTTTCGACAAGAACAACCGCGGTGGCAGGCAGATCGTCAATCATCTCGCGGCTTGGGCGTTCGATGAAGGTGACCTCTTCGCCAAAGGCCTCAGCCAGATAGGGCACCAGCGGATTCAAAGACATCTCCGGGACATACTGACCTTTCGGGCGTCCGAAATGCGCGAGCATAATAGGGGAGCCGCCCGCCTTCACGATATCCTGAATGGTCGGCACGATACGGTCGATCCGCGTGGTGTCGGTAACCTTGCCGTCTTCCATAGGAACGTTGATGTCCACACGTACCAAAACGCGTTTGCCCGCCAGATCCATATCGTCGAGGGTTTTCCAAGCCATAATGCCGTCTCCAATGTCCCGAATTTTCCTCGTGAATATAGGATTAATGCGACAGGTCAATGGCAGCTTGGCAATCCTTTGGTGAGGCACTAGGTTAGCTTCAACGAATATAAACGGAGCAGCCAAATGGCCGAGATCAAAGATCCCGAAAACACCATCCTGATGGAACTCAAAGACGGCACCGTCGTCATCGAACTTTTGCCTGATGTGGCGCCTGGTCACTGTGAGCGCATGAAGGAGCTGGCGCGCTCGGGTCAGTATGACAACGTCTGTTTCCACCGCGTGATCGACGGTTTCATGGCGCAGACCGGCGATGTGGCCAACGGCAATATGGAAAAAGACTTCAATATCCGCATGGCGGGCACCGGTGGGTCGGATCTGCCGAACCTGAAGGCGGAATTCTCGGGTGTGCCTCATGATCGCGGCACCTTGGGCGCGGCGCGTAGCCAGATGCCAGATTCTGCGAACTCTCAGTTCTTTATCAACTTCAAGGACAACCACTTCCTGAACCGTCAATACACCGTCTATGGCCGCGTGATTGAGGGCATGGAGCATGTGGATGCCATCGTACGCGGCGAGCCGCCAATGGATCCTGATCGTATGATCTCGGTCAAAGTCGCAGCGGACGCGGAATAATGAACGGCGGGAGCAACAAACTCGTCGGCGTCGCAATGATGGTGGCAGTTCTGGGTGTAGGCGCTGTGTTTCTGGCGCAGGAAGGCACGCCGGGGCTGACCGATATCACCGAGGTCAGCAGCCAGTTGCCAGACTACGGTCTGGAAATTACCGTCGATGGTGAGGCCGAGGGTACGATTGTGATCGACCTCTTAGAAGGCGTTGCTCCGAACCATGTGGAGCGCATTGTGACGCTGGCGCAGGAAGGGTCCTATGATGACGTGATTTTCCATCGCGTGATCGAGGGCTTTATGGCACAGACGGGCGATGTGCAGTTCGGCAAAGTTGGCGGCGACAAGCGGATGGCGGGTCGCGGTGGGTCAAGCTATAGCGACCTTTTGCAGGAGTTCTCTGAGGTGCCATTTGAGCGTGGCACGGTTGGGATGGCGCGGGGCGGTCATAGCGTAGATTCTGCCAATTCCCAGTTCTTCATCATGTTTGATCAGGGCTATTTCCTGAACGGTCAATATACGGTCGTGGGTCAGGTGACCTCTGGCATGGATGTGGTGGATGCGATCAAACGTGGGCATCCGCGCTCGGGCGCTGTGGACGGCGATCCTGACCGGATGGTCTCGGTCAAGGTCACACAGAACTAAATCTGCTGCATATCTAATTTTAAAGGCTCGGGGTCTCCCGGGCCTTTTCGCATTTGGCCCGAAGCGCCTGCTGCAAGCAGGCAGGGCCATCGCCGGCCCGACCCACCGGGCTGGCGATTTGCTGGCGGCTGGACATGACATAGCTGATTGAGGTTTGTCGCGGGCATTAATCGCAATGCCGGTCACGCCGGACGCCACCCCGTCGGGCCGGCGATGGCCCTGCGGTACCGATGACCACCCATCACAAGCACGTTAGGGGGGCTATGCAGGTGGGGTTTATTGGTCCCAGATGAGGCTAACGCTTTAGGGAGCCCCATCATGTTCGCACGATCTATCCTTTTCGCCGCAGGCCTCAGCCTCGCTGTTAGCACGGCTTTCGCCAGCCCCGCCCGTTGGGTCTTTGAATGGCCCAATACGGATTTTGAGCAGACCTCGATTGAGGATTGGACGGAAATCCTGTCAGGCGGCCCACCCAAGGACGGCATCCCAGCAATTGACGACCCGGTCATGGTGCCCATCAAAGAAGGCGCTCAGATCGGCGAACGCGAACCAGTGATCACGGTTGAGATCGAAGGCGAGCTGCCGCGGGCCTATCCGATCCGCTATCTCACCTGGCATGAGATCGTGAATGATCAGGTCGGAGACCTACCGATTGCCGTCACCTTCTGCCCGCTTTGCAATTCCGGCATCACCTTTGATCGGCGCGTGGGCGACGGTGTGCTGAGTTTCGGTGTCTCGGGCAAGCTGCGCAACTCGGACATGGTCATGTATGACCGCGAGACCGAAAGCTGGTGGCAACAGGCCATTGGCACGGGCATCGTGGGTGAAATGAATGGCGTCGAATTGACCACCTTGCCGACCTGGATGGAAAGCTGGCGTCAATTCGCCGAGCGTAATCCCGATGGTTTGGTGATGGCAGAGCCTCGGTTCGGGCGGCCTTACGGGCGCAATCCTTACGTGAATTACGACAGTTCAGCGCGGCCGTTCCTTTATCAGGGTGAAAACCCGCCCCACGGTATTCCGCCGCTGGTGCGTGTGATACGCGTGGGCGATCGCGCCTGGCCAATGACGCGGCTGCGTGAGGCCGGAGAGGTCACCGAGGCAGGCGTTACGTTGACATGGACCGAAGGGCAGGCGTCAGCTTTGGACGGGCGCGATATCGCGAAAAGCAAAGAGGTCGGAACTGTGCGCGTGAAGGACGCCAACGGCAAGGATCTGGCGCATGATGTGATGTTTGCTTTCGCCTATCATGCGTTCTGGCCGAACGGCGAATGGATGCTGGGGGACGGTTAAACACCGTAATCCCAAAATAGACAGCCCCGCGAAAATCTCGCGGGGCTTATTTTTGTTACGAATCCAGAATAATCAGTTCCGCGCTTCCGCCAAATCCGCGCCCGTGCGCAGGTTGCGGAGTTTCTTCCACGTCACGTCTGGATCAATCTTGCCATAGCCCGCGAAGGTGCCAAAGCCGCAATCAGTGCTCGCTACCACGCGGTCCATGCCGACGATATCGATGAAGCGCTGCAGACGCTGGGCGATAAGTTCAGGGTGTTCGACGTAGTTCGAGCACGTGTCAATCACACCCGGCGCGAGGATCTTATCCTCTGGAATGTCAGCGTCGCGCCAGACGGTCCATTCGTGTTCATGACAGGGATTAGCGCTCTCAAACAGGATCGTGTTCGGGCGTGCAGACAGCACGATATCGATGACTTTTTCCAAGGCGATGTCGTGATCGTGCGGGCCTTCGTAGTTGCCCCAGCAAAGGTGCATCCGCATTCGGTCAGCAGGCAGGCCTTCGGTTGCGGCGTTCAGAACCTCGACATTGGCGGCGGCCATTTTCACGAATTCTTCTTCAGTCGCGTCCTGATAGCCCGTGTGACGTGACATCGCCAAATCCGGGCAGTCGAACTGAATATCAAGCCCCGCATCCAAAATGGCCTCATATTCTGGGCGCATCGCACTGGCCAAAGCCTCGAGATAGGCTTCGTGGCTGGGGTAGTATTTGTTCACCTGAAAGGCAGTGATCAGACCCGGAGACGCCGCATTCATAAAGGCGCGTGTGCCTTGGCCCTCTTTGTCGAGCGCTTCTTTGTAGCGGCGAATGTCTTCAAGGGCAGGTTCGAGGTTGACCAGTTTCACCTCTCCAACACAGGAGGCACGGGTGAATTCCTGGCTACCCATAATCGCGCTGAGCTTTTTGGCCAGACCCGGATGGGCCGCAAGGTCTTTGGCCGGTTTGCGATCAATATGGCCGCCAAACCCGCTGAGGCGCTCTTGCATGTAGGTGGAGTAACCGACCTTGCCGAGTTCTCCATCAGAGACAATGGTCACACCGGATTCCCGCTGCTTTTTTACGGCTGCCGTGATGGAGTCCTGAACGGTCGTCTCAAACTCTTCCTTGTCGTAGTCGCGGCCATTGTCTTTGGCCAGAAGCAATTCCGAGAGGTGGTCTCCGCGGGGGAGGCTGCCGACATGGGTTGTCTCGATGGTCATAATGCGTCCTTCGTCTTTTAGGTGAGAGGAGCATAGGCGGTGTCGGAGCGGGGGCGAAGTTAAAACTTAAAAAATATGCTGACGGGCCTCACAAGGTGAGATTTGTGTGAATGAATCAGCGGCCAAAAATGAAAAAGCACCGCCGAGGCGATGCTTTTCAGATTGATATTTAAGCAAGGCTTATTTGCCAGCAGGTGCCGGAGCTGCTTTCGCTGGGGCAGGGCGTTTGCCTGCGCCACCCAGTGGGTCGTCCTGACGCTGAACAGAGCCTTCGAAATGCGCGCCGCTTTCGATGGCGATGGTTTTGTGGATGATGTCACCCTCAACACGTGCGGTCGAGGTCAGGCGGACCTTCAAGCCACGGACGCGGCCCACGATGCGGCCGTTGACGACGACGTCGTCGGCAACCACTTCGCCTTTGACGGTGGCGGTTTCGCCGACAGTCAGAAGATGCGCGCGGATGTCGCCTTCGATGGTGCCTTCGATTTGTACGTCACCGGTGGTTTTCAGATTGCCTTTGACATGCAGGTCCGAAGACAAAACGGATGCGCCCACTTTTGGACGTGGCGCCGCGGCTGGGGCAGCGGCCGCTGCTGGAGCGGCCTTTTTGGCTGCTTCTGGCAGAACCGGCTTTGCGGTATCAGCAGGTGTTGCGGCAGGTTCGTTGATTTTGCTTTTAGAAAACATCTCTTGCAGCCTTGATAAATTTCATCGGGTTTACGGCCCGACCGTTAATCCGCACTTCATAGTGCAAATGGGTTCCTGTCGAGCGTCCTGTGTTGCCCATATCACCTATGTGTTGCCCGCGCGACACTCGGTCTCCCTTTTTTACGCGGAATTTCGCCAAGTGGGCATAGCGAGTTTCGATGCCATGGGCATGTTTGATCTTGATCAGCTTGCCATAGCCCGAGGACCAACCGGCGTGGATGACCACTCCGTCAGCGGTGGCGAAGATATCGGTGCCATGCGGGCCAGCGATATCTGCACCGCGGTGCATCCGGCCCCAACGCATGCCAAAGCCAGAGGTATAGCGGACTGCGGTTTTATATGGCACGGCGAACGGCGTGGTTTCCGCAGCGATACGATACATGTTCAGACGGTCCAACTGGCCCAGCAGCGCATTGGCGCGTTTCATTTCGGGCGACAGTTCTCCGCCAGAGGTGGTCACGGTTAGAGGCAGGTTTGGACCGCCAAGGCCGGTGTAGCCGCGCTTGACCTCTTCCAGCAGGGCGTCCGTAGAAAGACCTGCGGAGGCAAACATCTTTTCCAGAGGTTCAACCGAGACGGTCATCGCGTCCTCGAGCTGGGTAAAGATCTGGTCGTTCATTTCCTCAAGCAGCTTGAGCTCGAGTTCCATATTGTCGGCAATCGCGACAGCTTCGCGGGCTTGAACAAAGAGTTCGTCGCGTTCTGCAGCAGTTTCAGCAAGGGCGGTGACGATGGATTCGACTCCCTCGGTGTTCAGATCCTGCGCGACGGTGGATTCAACATAGGCATCTGCATCTGCCGTGACGCGCTCGAGTTCGGTGCGGGCCTCGTCGCGTTCTTTCATTGTGCGGCGCAGGGTGGACTGGATCACTTCAATGCCAGTTTCCAACTCGCGCGAGCGGGTTTCAGCCGAGAGCAGCTCGGATTGCATCAGAGAGATCTGCTCAAGCGCAGCAGTGAAACGTTCTTGCGCGGCGAGTGCCTCTGCCGAGCGCTGGTCGCGTTCATCAGACAGTGTATTCAGACGCAGCTGATAGTTTTCCTGATCGCGTTTAGCCTGCTCGCGGAAGTTGCCAGAGCCGATCGAGTCCATG
This is a stretch of genomic DNA from Cognatishimia activa. It encodes these proteins:
- a CDS encoding pyruvate dehydrogenase complex E1 component subunit beta, coding for MAINILMPALSPTMEEGTLAKWLVKEGDEVSSGDIIAEIETDKATMEFEAVDEGVIGSILVPEGTEGVQVNTAIATLLEDGEEAGAAPVAQAADEAPAPAASAAPVAAPADPLLVANTTPDWPEGTEVKSTTVREALRDAMAEEMRREENVFLMGEEVAEYQGAYKISQGLLDEFGSKRVIDTPITEHGFAGIAVGAAFGGLNPIVEFMTFNFAMQAIDQIINSAAKTLYMSGGQMGCPIVFRGPNGAAARVAAQHSQDYAAWYSQIPGLKVVMPYSASDAKGLLKSAIRDPNPVIFLENEILYGRSFDVPVMDDFTVEIGKAKIWREGSDVTIVSFGIGMTYALEAADKLAEEGISAEVIDLRSLRPIDYDTVLASVMKTNRCVTVEEGWPVGSIGNHLSATIMEKAFDYLDAPVINCTGKDVPMPYAANLEKLALVTTEEVIAAVKQVTYR
- the pdhA gene encoding pyruvate dehydrogenase (acetyl-transferring) E1 component subunit alpha; the encoded protein is MAAKKAAKKPNVSGDELKEYYRVMLLIRRFEEKAGQLYGMGLIGGFCHLYIGQEAVVVGLEAATEEGDKRVTSYRDHGHMLACGMDPNGVMAELTGREGGYSKGKGGSMHMFSKEKHFYGGHGIVGAQVPIGAGLAFADKYNDNKRVTFTYFGDGAANQGQVYETFNMAALWDLPVVFVIENNQYAMGTSMQRSTSTPDIYTRGAAFGIPGEVVDGMDVLAVKAAGEKAVAHCRAGKGPYILEVKTYRYRGHSMSDPAKYRTREEVQRVKSERDPIERVREMLLEGKHASEEDLKAIDKEIKAIVNESAEFSKTSPLPAESELWTDIVA
- a CDS encoding FtsB family cell division protein produces the protein MAVTKSRPAVGPILFFGVAFSLAVYFTFAAVQGEYGLFSRTEILAETQLLEIQLASMQDDVARMENLTRRLSDDYLDLDLLDQQARSVLGLIRGDEMVIR
- a CDS encoding fructose bisphosphate aldolase yields the protein MSNSAQTDLIAKGQGFIAALDQSGGSTPKALRLYGVEEDAYNGDEEMFGMIHAMRARIAQSPAFNGDKVVGAILFERTMDGEIDGIPAAQYIWEKRGVVPFLKVDKGLEAEENGVQLMKPMPDLDDLLERANAAGIFGTKMRSVISAANAEGVKANVAQQFEVAKQIIAKGLMPIIEPEVTITIADKAETEDLVRDAILAELDALDDNLQIMLKLSLPTNANQYKALVDHPQVLKVVALSGGYSREEANGLLAQNTGMIASFSRALTEGLSAQQTEDEFNAVIADSIDGIYQASIAG
- a CDS encoding phosphoglycerate kinase, whose amino-acid sequence is MAWKTLDDMDLAGKRVLVRVDINVPMEDGKVTDTTRIDRIVPTIQDIVKAGGSPIMLAHFGRPKGQYVPEMSLNPLVPYLAEAFGEEVTFIERPSREMIDDLPATAVVLVENTRFTAMEEANDPQMAGFLATLGDIYCNDAFSAAHRAHASTEGVAKLLPNCAGRLMQAELSALEAALSTPKRPVVAVVGGAKVSTKLELLGNLVAKVDHLVIGGGMANTFLAAQGIDVGKSLCEHDLADTAREILAKAKDAGCDVVLPSDIVVAREFKAGADNETVASDACPADAMILDAGPQSVARIEGILAQAKTLIWNGPLGAFEIEPFNAATNAAAKAAADLSKAGSLVSVAGGGDTVAALNGAGAAEDFNYISTAGGAFLEWMEGKTLPGVAALQS
- a CDS encoding peptidylprolyl isomerase; this encodes MAEIKDPENTILMELKDGTVVIELLPDVAPGHCERMKELARSGQYDNVCFHRVIDGFMAQTGDVANGNMEKDFNIRMAGTGGSDLPNLKAEFSGVPHDRGTLGAARSQMPDSANSQFFINFKDNHFLNRQYTVYGRVIEGMEHVDAIVRGEPPMDPDRMISVKVAADAE
- a CDS encoding peptidylprolyl isomerase, whose protein sequence is MNGGSNKLVGVAMMVAVLGVGAVFLAQEGTPGLTDITEVSSQLPDYGLEITVDGEAEGTIVIDLLEGVAPNHVERIVTLAQEGSYDDVIFHRVIEGFMAQTGDVQFGKVGGDKRMAGRGGSSYSDLLQEFSEVPFERGTVGMARGGHSVDSANSQFFIMFDQGYFLNGQYTVVGQVTSGMDVVDAIKRGHPRSGAVDGDPDRMVSVKVTQN
- a CDS encoding DUF3179 domain-containing protein; this encodes MFARSILFAAGLSLAVSTAFASPARWVFEWPNTDFEQTSIEDWTEILSGGPPKDGIPAIDDPVMVPIKEGAQIGEREPVITVEIEGELPRAYPIRYLTWHEIVNDQVGDLPIAVTFCPLCNSGITFDRRVGDGVLSFGVSGKLRNSDMVMYDRETESWWQQAIGTGIVGEMNGVELTTLPTWMESWRQFAERNPDGLVMAEPRFGRPYGRNPYVNYDSSARPFLYQGENPPHGIPPLVRVIRVGDRAWPMTRLREAGEVTEAGVTLTWTEGQASALDGRDIAKSKEVGTVRVKDANGKDLAHDVMFAFAYHAFWPNGEWMLGDG
- a CDS encoding cobalamin-independent methionine synthase II family protein, translating into MTIETTHVGSLPRGDHLSELLLAKDNGRDYDKEEFETTVQDSITAAVKKQRESGVTIVSDGELGKVGYSTYMQERLSGFGGHIDRKPAKDLAAHPGLAKKLSAIMGSQEFTRASCVGEVKLVNLEPALEDIRRYKEALDKEGQGTRAFMNAASPGLITAFQVNKYYPSHEAYLEALASAMRPEYEAILDAGLDIQFDCPDLAMSRHTGYQDATEEEFVKMAAANVEVLNAATEGLPADRMRMHLCWGNYEGPHDHDIALEKVIDIVLSARPNTILFESANPCHEHEWTVWRDADIPEDKILAPGVIDTCSNYVEHPELIAQRLQRFIDIVGMDRVVASTDCGFGTFAGYGKIDPDVTWKKLRNLRTGADLAEARN
- a CDS encoding bactofilin family protein translates to MFSKSKINEPAATPADTAKPVLPEAAKKAAPAAAAAPAAAPRPKVGASVLSSDLHVKGNLKTTGDVQIEGTIEGDIRAHLLTVGETATVKGEVVADDVVVNGRIVGRVRGLKVRLTSTARVEGDIIHKTIAIESGAHFEGSVQRQDDPLGGAGKRPAPAKAAPAPAGK
- a CDS encoding M23 family metallopeptidase, with protein sequence MRGIASKIHVLLEKWFPERRLFLRSDTDTRFIRLKPHTQLMIAGCGALVVGWAIIVTAVLFMDSIGSGNFREQAKRDQENYQLRLNTLSDERDQRSAEALAAQERFTAALEQISLMQSELLSAETRSRELETGIEVIQSTLRRTMKERDEARTELERVTADADAYVESTVAQDLNTEGVESIVTALAETAAERDELFVQAREAVAIADNMELELKLLEEMNDQIFTQLEDAMTVSVEPLEKMFASAGLSTDALLEEVKRGYTGLGGPNLPLTVTTSGGELSPEMKRANALLGQLDRLNMYRIAAETTPFAVPYKTAVRYTSGFGMRWGRMHRGADIAGPHGTDIFATADGVVIHAGWSSGYGKLIKIKHAHGIETRYAHLAKFRVKKGDRVSRGQHIGDMGNTGRSTGTHLHYEVRINGRAVNPMKFIKAARDVF